The following proteins come from a genomic window of Nitrospirota bacterium:
- the rplN gene encoding 50S ribosomal protein L14: MIQHMSRLDVADNTGAKKVQCIKVLGGYRKRYARLGDVIMVSVKEADPAGTMKKGTKAKAVVVRTKKEQRRGDGTYIRFDQNAVVLINAEGEPIGTRIFGPVARELRWKEFMKIISLAPEVL, encoded by the coding sequence ATGATTCAGCACATGAGCAGGCTGGACGTGGCCGACAACACCGGCGCCAAGAAGGTCCAGTGCATCAAGGTCCTGGGCGGGTACCGCAAGAGGTACGCCCGCCTGGGGGACGTCATCATGGTGAGCGTCAAGGAGGCGGACCCCGCCGGCACAATGAAGAAGGGCACCAAGGCCAAGGCCGTGGTGGTCAGGACGAAGAAGGAGCAGCGGCGGGGCGACGGCACCTACATCCGGTTCGACCAGAACGCCGTGGTGCTCATAAACGCCGAGGGGGAGCCCATCGGCACCCGCATCTTCGGCCCCGTGGCCAGGGAGCTCCGGTGGAAGGAGTTCATGAAAATCATATCGCTGGCGCCGGAGGTCCTTTAA
- the rpsQ gene encoding 30S ribosomal protein S17 — MPRKQYTGKIVSDKMDKTVVVAVTRLFEHPAYRKTVKRVTRFKAHDAENACKVGDTVRITESRPLSRDKRWVVLEVLERA; from the coding sequence ATGCCCAGGAAGCAATACACGGGGAAGATAGTCAGCGACAAGATGGACAAGACCGTGGTGGTGGCCGTCACCCGGCTTTTCGAGCACCCCGCCTACAGAAAGACCGTCAAGCGGGTCACGCGGTTCAAGGCCCACGACGCCGAAAACGCCTGCAAGGTGGGCGACACGGTGCGCATCACGGAGTCCCGCCCCCTGAGCCGGGACAAGCGGTGGGTCGTCCTCGAGGTCTTGGAAAGGGCGTAG